The genomic window GATATGAGAAAACTAGTTTTAGGAACGGTTGCAGCAGCAATGTTAGCGACATCAGGATTTGCAGCTGATTATGTTATGAAAGTAAGTCATGTGGTTAGTGCGAGCACTCCAAAAGGTAAAGCAGCAGATTTCTTTGAAAAAAGAGTTGAAGAGTTAACTGGTGGGAAAATTGATGTTCAAGTATTCCCTAACTCACAATTATATGGTGATGGTGAAGAAATTAAAGCACTTGCGATGAACAATGTTCAAGTTATTATGCCAAGTTTATCAAAGTTTACAAGTATAGCACCACAAATGCAACTTTTTGACTTACCATTCATTTTCAGAGATAAACAACATCTTTACAATGTAATGGATGGAGAAGTTGGAAAAATCTTAAAATCAAAAGTTGATGAAAAAAAACAAATGATTGCACTAGATTATTGGGATGCTGGATTTAAAGATCTATCAAGTAGTACAAAACCTTTAATTTTACCAACAGATGCAAATGGTATGAAATTTAGAATTCAAAGTTCAAAAGTATTAGAAGCTCAATTTAAATCAGTAGGTGGAAATCCTCAAGTATTACCATTTTCAGAAGTATATTCAGCATTACAACAAGGTGTTGTTGATGGAACTGAAAATCCATTATCAAACTTTTATACTAAAAAATTCCACGAAGTACAATCTAGTCTTACTATGAGTGAGCATGGATACCTTGGATACTTAGTAGTTATGAAT from Arcobacter venerupis includes these protein-coding regions:
- a CDS encoding DctP family TRAP transporter solute-binding subunit, which produces MRKLVLGTVAAAMLATSGFAADYVMKVSHVVSASTPKGKAADFFEKRVEELTGGKIDVQVFPNSQLYGDGEEIKALAMNNVQVIMPSLSKFTSIAPQMQLFDLPFIFRDKQHLYNVMDGEVGKILKSKVDEKKQMIALDYWDAGFKDLSSSTKPLILPTDANGMKFRIQSSKVLEAQFKSVGGNPQVLPFSEVYSALQQGVVDGTENPLSNFYTKKFHEVQSSLTMSEHGYLGYLVVMNEQFWNKLPKDLQANVSQAMKEATALERKESALEDAKIMEELTKYSKETNKLQIIELTPEQKQQWRKAMSVVYPQFYDVIGEDLIKKAIDTK